A DNA window from Carnobacterium funditum DSM 5970 contains the following coding sequences:
- the pstA gene encoding phosphate ABC transporter permease PstA has product MKNKIVVPDEKQISKRITKNKLAKGIFFTATLFGMIVLATLIIRIVTQGIGYLNTDFFTNYASRRPEDAGIKAAILGTTWVMSITIPVSLILGVGTSIYLEEYAPKNKFTRFIELNIANLAGVPSVVFGLLGLTVFVRILGMGRSILAGGLTMSLLILPVIVVASKEAIRSIPQEQYEAAYAMGATKWQIIRTVVLPAATPGILTGAILSLSRGVGETASLLMIGAMTFIAYTPTSVLDGFTVLPIQIFSWASRPQAEFQAVAAAGSIVLLIILIVMNSLAIAIRNKYSKRY; this is encoded by the coding sequence ATGAAAAACAAAATTGTTGTACCTGATGAAAAACAAATATCTAAAAGAATTACAAAAAACAAACTAGCCAAAGGAATTTTCTTTACAGCTACTCTTTTTGGGATGATCGTACTAGCTACACTAATTATACGAATTGTTACACAAGGGATTGGCTATTTAAATACTGATTTCTTCACTAATTATGCATCAAGAAGACCTGAAGATGCGGGAATTAAAGCTGCAATCCTCGGAACTACCTGGGTCATGTCTATCACGATACCAGTTTCTCTAATATTAGGTGTAGGTACATCCATTTATTTAGAAGAATACGCACCGAAAAATAAATTTACCCGTTTTATCGAACTGAATATAGCAAACTTAGCAGGAGTGCCTTCCGTTGTATTTGGTTTACTTGGTCTGACAGTATTTGTTCGAATATTAGGAATGGGCAGAAGTATTTTAGCTGGAGGATTAACCATGTCTCTGCTTATTTTACCGGTTATAGTCGTCGCTTCAAAAGAGGCCATACGGTCTATTCCACAAGAACAGTATGAGGCCGCTTATGCAATGGGTGCAACCAAATGGCAGATTATTCGAACCGTTGTCCTTCCAGCAGCCACACCCGGAATATTAACTGGAGCGATTCTATCCTTATCTAGAGGTGTCGGTGAAACAGCATCTCTGTTGATGATTGGCGCAATGACATTTATTGCCTATACCCCAACTTCTGTATTAGATGGCTTTACTGTTTTACCTATTCAAATTTTCAGCTGGGCAAGCAGACCCCAGGCAGAGTTTCAAGCAGTAGCCGCCGCCGGAAGCATTGTCTTACTCATTATTTTAATTGTGATGAATTCGCTGGCTATTGCTATTCGTAATAAATACTCGAAACGTTATTAA
- the phoU gene encoding phosphate signaling complex protein PhoU, which produces MRKVFEEELNNLHSQFYQMGLMVSESIYISVKGFVAHDKAIAEKVVNNDHLINEQQVKIETKSIELIALQQPVTSDLRRIITIMKACADLERMGDHAVNIAKATIRVKGNKKNLDIENDLAVMAEKVKKLVERSLTAFIEADVAEAKKIALKDDKIDQLAFELQKRTLDEMKKDPELVFGAANYIFVAGNLERISDYVTNLCEWIVYLESGKITELNTHNTLDNTVF; this is translated from the coding sequence ATGAGAAAAGTATTCGAAGAAGAACTAAACAATCTGCATTCACAGTTTTATCAGATGGGATTAATGGTATCTGAATCAATCTATATATCTGTTAAGGGGTTTGTTGCCCATGACAAAGCCATAGCTGAAAAAGTTGTGAATAACGATCACCTGATCAATGAACAACAAGTAAAAATCGAAACCAAATCCATTGAGCTCATTGCCTTGCAACAGCCCGTAACCAGTGATTTACGTCGTATCATTACTATTATGAAGGCTTGTGCCGATTTAGAACGCATGGGAGACCATGCGGTTAACATTGCCAAAGCAACGATTCGTGTTAAAGGGAATAAAAAGAATTTAGATATTGAAAATGACTTAGCGGTAATGGCTGAAAAAGTTAAGAAATTAGTTGAACGTTCTTTAACTGCTTTCATCGAAGCAGATGTAGCAGAAGCTAAAAAAATCGCTCTAAAAGACGACAAAATCGATCAGCTTGCTTTCGAATTACAAAAAAGAACATTAGATGAAATGAAGAAAGATCCTGAGTTAGTATTTGGTGCAGCTAATTACATTTTTGTAGCCGGAAATCTGGAGCGTATCAGCGATTACGTGACAAATTTATGCGAATGGATTGTTTATCTCGAATCAGGTAAAATCACTGAATTAAATACACATAATACACTTGATAATACCGTTTTCTAA
- the pstB gene encoding phosphate ABC transporter ATP-binding protein PstB, which produces MNKEETIQSVYSVKNFNLWYGDTQALKDISIDIPEKQVVAIIGPSGCGKSTFIKTLNRMVELVPSVKMKGSIHYNNEDIFKSDAKVEALRTEVGMVFQKPNPFPKSIYDNVAYGPRIHGIKDKKTLDEVVERGLKGAALWNEVKDRLSENAFGLSGGQQQRLCIARALAVEPEVILMDEPTSALDPLSTAKIEDLIHELKKNYSIIIVTHNMQQAARISDKTAFFLNGEIIEFDSTEKMYSNPKDIRTDDYISGKFG; this is translated from the coding sequence ATGAATAAAGAAGAAACTATTCAGTCTGTCTATTCCGTCAAAAATTTCAACTTATGGTATGGTGATACACAGGCACTAAAAGATATCTCAATTGATATACCTGAAAAACAGGTTGTTGCAATAATTGGACCCTCTGGATGTGGTAAATCAACGTTTATTAAAACATTGAACCGGATGGTGGAACTCGTTCCTTCTGTAAAAATGAAAGGCTCCATCCACTATAACAATGAGGATATTTTTAAATCCGACGCTAAAGTAGAAGCTTTACGTACAGAGGTTGGGATGGTTTTTCAAAAACCAAATCCTTTCCCTAAATCCATCTATGATAATGTCGCTTATGGACCCCGTATTCACGGGATTAAAGATAAAAAGACGCTAGATGAGGTTGTTGAAAGAGGCTTGAAAGGTGCTGCGTTATGGAATGAAGTAAAAGACAGATTAAGTGAAAATGCCTTTGGTCTTTCTGGAGGTCAGCAGCAACGTCTTTGCATCGCTCGAGCTTTAGCTGTAGAACCAGAAGTCATACTGATGGATGAACCGACCTCAGCGCTCGATCCGTTATCCACTGCCAAAATAGAAGACTTGATTCATGAACTCAAGAAAAATTACAGCATTATCATCGTCACACATAACATGCAACAAGCTGCTCGAATATCGGATAAAACAGCTTTCTTTTTAAATGGAGAAATCATTGAATTTGATTCAACAGAAAAAATGTATTCCAATCCTAAGGACATACGAACAGATGATTATATTTCAGGTAAGTTCGGCTAA
- the pstC gene encoding phosphate ABC transporter permease subunit PstC, with translation MQSTIRERIKQNRAKQSSHNKIEKLMPNLFLLMASLSILVTVGIIFTLFRETFLFFTQVSFIDFITGTEWYPFFGNDPSYGIWPLISGTFTIAAIAMVVAIPIGLAAAIYLSEYASDQKRKVLKPILEVLAGVPTVVYGLFALTFVTPLLRTFVTDLPIFNALSPGIVVGIMIIPQITSLSQEAMNAVPQSMREGALALGATRLEVALKIVIPGSLSGIVSSLVLGLSRAIGETMIVATAAGSTPNLGFTPTESIQTMTAYIVQVSMGDATFGSTIYYSIYAVGMTLFLFTLVMNVFANHISRRYREVY, from the coding sequence ATGCAATCAACTATACGTGAAAGGATTAAACAAAATAGAGCTAAACAATCCTCTCATAATAAAATCGAGAAATTAATGCCTAACTTATTTTTACTCATGGCTTCTCTCTCCATTCTTGTAACGGTAGGAATCATTTTCACTTTATTCAGAGAAACCTTTTTGTTTTTTACTCAGGTCTCTTTTATTGATTTCATAACCGGTACAGAATGGTACCCATTTTTCGGGAATGATCCCAGTTATGGTATTTGGCCATTAATTTCCGGCACATTCACCATTGCTGCAATTGCAATGGTAGTTGCTATCCCCATTGGTTTAGCTGCAGCCATTTATTTGAGTGAATACGCCAGTGATCAAAAACGTAAAGTATTGAAACCTATCTTGGAAGTATTAGCCGGTGTTCCGACCGTTGTCTATGGGTTGTTTGCTTTAACGTTTGTTACACCTTTATTACGAACGTTCGTTACAGATTTACCTATTTTTAATGCCTTAAGCCCGGGTATAGTTGTAGGAATTATGATTATTCCCCAGATTACTTCGTTATCTCAAGAAGCGATGAATGCTGTTCCCCAGTCCATGCGAGAGGGCGCATTGGCCTTAGGCGCAACACGTTTAGAAGTTGCTTTGAAAATTGTTATTCCCGGCTCACTTAGCGGGATTGTTTCTTCGCTTGTTTTAGGCCTATCACGTGCAATCGGTGAAACAATGATTGTCGCCACTGCAGCAGGATCCACACCAAACTTAGGTTTTACTCCCACTGAATCAATTCAGACAATGACTGCTTATATTGTTCAAGTCAGCATGGGGGATGCAACGTTTGGATCGACTATTTATTATAGTATTTATGCGGTAGGGATGACTCTGTTCCTCTTTACTTTAGTCATGAATGTCTTTGCCAATCATATTTCCCGCCGATATAGGGAGGTTTACTAA
- a CDS encoding PstS family phosphate ABC transporter substrate-binding protein: MKMSGLAKIGASLSMVLLLAACGNTSTDETTEGITGSVQVDGSSTVFPIMEGVAEEFSIANPEARATIGVSGTGGGMEKFIAGETDITNASRPMKEEEAALLADAGIEYTEFQIALDGLSVVVNPENDWVDYLTLDELKSIWLEESDVETWADVREGWPDEKILLFSPGADSGTYDYFDEIILDGEQIDKEASLSEDDNVLVQGAKGSENALAYFGYAYYAENQDTVKIVPIENNNGEVVTPSDETVQNGTYEPLSRPLFFYVNNESIVENDTAYEFAKYTLEMAGEMATEVGYVALDDSIYTDGLETLEGLR, from the coding sequence ATGAAAATGAGTGGCTTGGCAAAAATTGGTGCATCACTAAGTATGGTACTTCTCTTAGCAGCATGTGGAAACACATCGACTGACGAAACAACTGAAGGCATTACTGGTTCAGTTCAGGTTGACGGATCATCGACCGTCTTTCCAATTATGGAGGGTGTAGCTGAAGAATTCTCTATTGCAAACCCAGAAGCTCGAGCAACTATTGGTGTATCGGGGACTGGCGGAGGAATGGAAAAATTTATCGCTGGAGAAACAGATATCACGAATGCTTCTCGACCAATGAAAGAAGAAGAAGCCGCTTTGCTTGCGGACGCAGGTATTGAATACACTGAATTCCAAATAGCTCTTGACGGATTATCAGTCGTTGTTAATCCGGAAAATGATTGGGTAGATTATTTAACTCTTGACGAACTGAAATCCATTTGGTTAGAAGAAAGTGACGTCGAAACATGGGCAGATGTAAGAGAAGGCTGGCCAGATGAAAAAATTCTATTATTTAGCCCAGGGGCAGATTCTGGGACATACGATTATTTCGATGAAATCATCTTAGACGGAGAGCAAATTGATAAAGAAGCGTCTTTATCAGAAGACGATAATGTGCTGGTTCAAGGTGCTAAGGGATCTGAAAATGCATTAGCTTACTTTGGATATGCATATTACGCAGAAAACCAAGATACCGTTAAAATTGTTCCCATCGAAAATAATAATGGAGAAGTCGTAACACCGTCAGATGAGACCGTTCAAAACGGCACTTACGAACCCCTATCTAGACCGTTATTCTTCTATGTAAATAACGAATCTATTGTAGAAAATGATACGGCTTATGAATTTGCTAAGTACACATTGGAAATGGCCGGAGAAATGGCTACTGAAGTTGGATACGTAGCGCTAGATGATTCCATTTATACGGATGGTCTAGAAACGCTTGAAGGTTTAAGATAA